A region from the Oscillospiraceae bacterium genome encodes:
- a CDS encoding type II toxin-antitoxin system PemK/MazF family toxin → MRRGDIYYADLSPVVGSEQGGMRPVLIVQNNVGNRHSPTVIAAAITSQIGKARLPTHIELSARSYGLSRDSVVLLEQVRTIDKRRLREKMGRLDDTLMHQIDTALAVSFGLGDR, encoded by the coding sequence ATCCGGCGCGGAGACATCTACTACGCCGATCTCAGCCCGGTGGTGGGCAGCGAGCAGGGGGGCATGCGTCCTGTGCTCATTGTCCAAAACAACGTGGGCAACCGCCACAGCCCTACGGTGATAGCGGCGGCCATTACATCACAGATCGGCAAGGCCCGTCTGCCTACGCACATCGAGCTCTCGGCCCGGTCTTACGGTCTTTCTCGCGACTCGGTGGTGTTGCTGGAGCAGGTGCGTACCATCGACAAACGGCGGTTGCGCGAAAAGATGGGCCGGCTGGACGATACGTTGATGCACCAGATCGACACGGCGCTCGCCGTGAGTTTCGGTCTGGGAGACAGATAA
- a CDS encoding pyridoxamine kinase, with protein MNSSVVSADARPPMARVAAVHDLSGFGRCSLGVVLPVLAAMDIQCCALPTGFFSTHTGYDGFVFHNMTDAMRPTVDHWQSMGLTFDAVYSGFLGSADQIDIVRETIARFRRPGMLAVVDPVMGDHGQPYRTYTAEMCRQMRFLADDADLITPNITEAALLLGENYADAPRDEAGFYGWLTRLSQDGRRSVVVTGLTVRAGQLGSAWLDAASGQSGIDFHPFVGQEFHGTGDLYASVLVGRLLHGLPLPDAVASAAGFVHDCAALSWAERTPPQGGVRFEALLSRLGADG; from the coding sequence ATGAACTCATCTGTTGTCTCGGCAGACGCCCGGCCGCCCATGGCCCGGGTGGCGGCTGTCCATGACCTGTCCGGCTTCGGTCGCTGTTCGCTGGGCGTCGTGCTACCGGTGCTCGCCGCCATGGACATCCAGTGCTGCGCGCTGCCCACCGGTTTTTTCTCCACCCACACCGGGTACGACGGCTTCGTCTTCCACAACATGACCGACGCAATGCGCCCCACCGTCGACCACTGGCAGTCGATGGGGCTCACGTTCGACGCCGTGTACAGCGGTTTTCTCGGTTCGGCCGACCAGATAGACATCGTGCGTGAAACGATTGCCCGCTTCCGCCGGCCGGGGATGTTGGCCGTCGTCGACCCTGTGATGGGCGACCACGGTCAACCCTATCGCACCTACACGGCCGAGATGTGCCGGCAGATGCGTTTTCTGGCCGACGACGCCGACCTTATCACCCCCAACATCACGGAGGCAGCCCTGCTGTTGGGCGAGAACTACGCCGACGCCCCGCGTGACGAGGCGGGATTTTATGGCTGGCTGACGCGGCTCTCTCAAGATGGCCGCCGTTCCGTGGTCGTCACCGGCCTCACAGTGCGCGCGGGGCAGCTCGGTTCGGCCTGGTTGGATGCCGCGTCCGGGCAGAGCGGCATCGACTTTCACCCCTTTGTGGGGCAGGAATTCCACGGCACCGGCGACCTCTATGCCAGCGTGCTGGTGGGCCGGCTGCTCCACGGGCTGCCCCTGCCCGACGCCGTGGCGTCGGCGGCGGGATTCGTCCACGATTGCGCCGCGCTCTCCTGGGCGGAACGGACCCCGCCGCAGGGCGGCGTGCGTTTTGAAGCACTGCTCTCCCGTCTCGGTGCCGACGGCTGA
- a CDS encoding topoisomerase IV translates to MARKKKEAPGVSGKPVPGTRVQGLRAEIVRQKIPDTLEINYMPYAMSVIVSRAIPEIDGFKPAHRKLLYTMYKMGLLTGARTKSANIVGQTMRLNPHGDQAIYDTMVRLSRGNESLLHPLIDSKGNFGKAYSRDMAYAAARYTEAKLDSICAELFRDIDRDTVDFVDNYDNTTKEPTLLPTTFPHVLTAANAGIAVGMASQFCGFNLTEVCAAAIAYLKDPDVDLLETLPAPDFPSGGEIIYEPDAMREIYRTGRGSFRVRARWRHDAKANLIEVFEIPYTTTVEAIMDKLADLMRAGKLREVADVRDETDLSGLKLALDLKRGVDPVKLMQRLMKVTPLMDTFSCNFNLLIAGTPHVLGVREILEEWSAWRTECVRRRLHFDLARLREKLHLLRGLKQILLDIDRAIAIIRGTEAEAEVVPNLMIGFGIDEVQAEYVAEIRLRNINREYILRRVEETARLEAEIAELESALASKTRLRELIIADLRHVMKKYGAPRKTALIHQHEVVHYNPEEHIEDYPVHVFLSRGGYLKKITPLSLRMSGEQKYKENDGPSQSFEARNRDELMVFTNRRQCYKFRLFELEDGKASSLGDYLPAKLEMDEGESAVFVCVPGDYGGWLLFFFENGKTARIELSAYATTSNRRRLTGAYSDKSPLVTALRLTEERELFLRSSDGRGLLLHTASLAPKTTRTSQGASVMALKNRHRLQSVEPAESVGLTRPARFRVRTLPAAGVSVRPEDKGDLPAPLI, encoded by the coding sequence ATGGCAAGAAAGAAAAAAGAGGCGCCGGGGGTATCGGGCAAACCGGTCCCCGGTACGCGCGTGCAGGGCCTGCGCGCCGAGATCGTGCGGCAGAAGATCCCGGACACCCTGGAGATCAATTACATGCCCTACGCGATGAGCGTGATTGTCTCTCGGGCGATCCCGGAGATCGACGGGTTCAAGCCCGCCCACCGGAAGCTGCTCTACACGATGTACAAGATGGGCCTGCTCACAGGCGCGCGCACGAAGTCGGCCAACATTGTCGGGCAGACGATGCGTCTGAACCCTCACGGCGATCAGGCGATCTACGACACGATGGTGCGCCTCTCCCGCGGCAACGAGTCCCTGCTGCATCCGCTGATCGACTCCAAAGGCAACTTTGGCAAGGCCTACTCCCGCGACATGGCCTACGCCGCGGCCCGCTATACGGAGGCCAAGCTGGACTCCATCTGCGCCGAACTTTTCCGCGACATCGACCGTGACACGGTGGACTTTGTCGACAACTACGACAACACGACGAAAGAACCGACGCTGCTGCCGACCACCTTCCCCCACGTGCTGACCGCGGCCAACGCGGGCATCGCCGTGGGGATGGCGTCGCAGTTTTGCGGTTTCAACCTGACCGAGGTATGCGCCGCCGCCATCGCTTACTTGAAAGACCCCGACGTCGATCTGCTGGAGACCCTGCCCGCGCCGGACTTCCCTTCCGGGGGAGAGATCATCTACGAGCCGGATGCGATGCGGGAGATCTATCGGACGGGCCGGGGTTCTTTTCGTGTGCGCGCCCGCTGGCGTCACGACGCGAAGGCAAACCTCATTGAGGTATTTGAGATCCCTTACACGACGACGGTAGAGGCCATCATGGACAAATTGGCCGATCTCATGCGCGCCGGCAAGCTCCGCGAGGTGGCCGACGTGCGCGACGAGACCGATCTCTCCGGTCTAAAACTCGCGCTGGATTTAAAGCGCGGCGTCGACCCCGTCAAGCTGATGCAGCGGCTGATGAAGGTCACGCCCCTGATGGACACGTTTTCCTGCAACTTCAACCTTCTGATCGCCGGCACGCCCCATGTGCTCGGAGTGAGGGAAATTTTGGAAGAATGGTCGGCCTGGCGCACCGAGTGCGTGCGCCGGCGGCTGCACTTTGATCTGGCGCGACTGCGTGAGAAGCTGCACTTGCTGCGCGGCCTTAAGCAGATTTTGCTCGACATCGACCGGGCCATCGCAATCATTCGAGGCACCGAGGCCGAGGCCGAGGTGGTGCCGAACCTGATGATCGGTTTTGGCATCGACGAGGTGCAGGCCGAGTACGTCGCCGAGATCCGTCTGCGCAACATCAACCGGGAGTATATTCTGAGACGCGTCGAGGAAACGGCTCGTCTGGAGGCGGAGATCGCGGAACTGGAGAGCGCGCTCGCCTCGAAGACCCGGCTGCGGGAGCTCATCATCGCGGACCTGCGGCATGTGATGAAAAAATACGGCGCGCCTCGGAAGACGGCGCTCATCCACCAGCATGAGGTGGTGCATTACAACCCGGAAGAGCACATCGAGGACTACCCGGTGCATGTCTTTCTCTCTCGGGGCGGGTATCTGAAGAAGATCACCCCTCTCTCTCTGCGTATGTCAGGCGAGCAAAAGTACAAGGAAAACGACGGCCCGAGCCAGAGCTTCGAGGCCCGGAATCGGGATGAGCTGATGGTCTTCACAAACCGCCGTCAGTGTTACAAATTCCGGTTGTTCGAGCTGGAAGACGGGAAAGCGTCTTCGCTGGGCGACTATCTGCCGGCCAAACTGGAGATGGACGAGGGCGAGAGCGCGGTCTTTGTTTGCGTGCCGGGCGACTACGGCGGGTGGCTGCTGTTCTTTTTCGAAAACGGCAAAACGGCTCGCATAGAGCTTTCCGCTTACGCCACCACCTCCAACCGTCGCCGTCTGACCGGCGCATACAGCGACAAAAGCCCTCTGGTCACGGCGCTGCGGTTGACAGAGGAACGCGAGCTCTTTCTGCGCAGCAGCGACGGGCGTGGACTTCTCTTGCACACCGCCTCTCTGGCGCCCAAGACGACGCGCACCTCTCAAGGCGCGTCGGTCATGGCGTTGAAGAATCGGCACCGGCTCCAGTCGGTCGAGCCGGCCGAGTCCGTGGGGCTCACGCGGCCAGCCCGCTTCCGGGTGCGCACCCTGCCCGCCGCCGGCGTCTCCGTGCGCCCGGAGGATAAAGGCGACTTGCCCGCGCCGCTGATTTGA
- a CDS encoding DegV family protein gives MSVKIITDSTCDLSPEMLTRLDVSVVPLYVTLDDKSYRDSLDLTPEGIYRFFAETKRTPRTSAVSVWDFLQVMTPLVLEGREIVYISISSDLSTSFQNAEIAAREFPQTRIRTVDSRSLSTGVGLLVLKAARMAREGRSADEIADELIRLRGCVRAGFLVDSIDFLYRGGRCNALEALGANLLKLRPSLILTEGRIEPGVKYRGSLADCLRKYTLGILASMRRPDPSCVFITHTKINPALTDMVRDLVADTGHFREICETTAGCVITSHCGENTLGVLYMELP, from the coding sequence ATGTCTGTCAAAATCATTACCGACAGCACATGCGACCTGTCGCCGGAGATGTTGACGCGGCTCGATGTCTCCGTTGTTCCGTTGTACGTCACGCTGGACGACAAGTCCTATCGGGACAGCCTGGACCTGACCCCAGAGGGCATCTACCGCTTCTTTGCCGAGACGAAGCGCACGCCCCGGACGTCGGCGGTCAGCGTGTGGGACTTCCTGCAGGTCATGACGCCGCTGGTCTTAGAGGGTCGGGAGATCGTGTACATCTCCATCTCCTCGGATCTCTCCACCTCGTTTCAAAACGCGGAGATCGCCGCAAGAGAGTTCCCGCAGACGCGCATCCGCACGGTAGACTCGCGGAGTCTCTCCACCGGCGTGGGCCTGCTGGTGCTGAAGGCTGCCCGGATGGCACGGGAGGGCCGTTCGGCCGATGAAATCGCCGACGAACTGATACGTCTGCGCGGTTGTGTGCGCGCAGGTTTTCTGGTCGACAGCATCGACTTTCTCTACCGGGGCGGCCGGTGTAACGCCCTAGAGGCACTGGGCGCCAATCTTCTCAAGCTGCGTCCCTCTCTGATACTGACCGAGGGGCGCATTGAGCCGGGGGTCAAGTACCGCGGCTCTCTCGCCGACTGCCTTCGCAAATACACGCTCGGTATCTTGGCCAGCATGCGACGCCCGGACCCGTCCTGCGTCTTCATCACACACACCAAGATAAACCCGGCCCTGACGGACATGGTCCGCGACCTCGTGGCAGACACCGGGCACTTCCGCGAGATCTGCGAAACCACCGCCGGCTGCGTCATCACCAGCCACTGCGGTGAAAACACCCTGGGGGTGCTGTACATGGAACTGCCGTAG
- a CDS encoding MATE family efflux transporter, with translation MIDTKQKSEAEPAQLAMPAGDPAAADIEMPAHYAAERLGTEPVGRLLLRFAAPAVTGMVVNALYNVVDRIFVGRGVGEAALGGLALAMPLMTISMAFSMLFGVGAANMISIRLGQQRREEAENALNHCLLLLVGSGLLFMALGLVFLEPLFALMGAQEGSEAIAYAQDYFRIILYGQVFSMVGFGLSHCSRAQGFPMVTMVGMIIGAGMNMVLDPLFIFVFHWGVGGAAWATIISQLAAAVWVLSFNFSKRAVIKLRPKTFRPSLRIVGHIMSFGSAQFLLQVAASCVQFLYNFSMSLYGVAALGVANGGDVALSGMNIVSSVILMILMPVFGINQGAQPILGYNYGAKKFDRVRKAYLLAVTAATAICCVGFLASVLFPDAIIRLFAPDGSPSLLTFTPRAMRVVMLMLPVTGFQIVSSNMFIVTGRPKTSIVLSMLRQVIVLIPSLLLFGWLWGLNGVLAATPVADGVAALVAGAMIAIELRNLKAGMDT, from the coding sequence TTGATCGATACAAAACAAAAATCCGAGGCTGAGCCGGCTCAGCTGGCCATGCCCGCGGGCGACCCGGCGGCGGCCGATATTGAGATGCCCGCGCATTATGCCGCGGAGCGCCTGGGCACGGAACCGGTGGGTCGGCTGTTGCTTCGTTTCGCCGCCCCCGCCGTCACCGGCATGGTGGTTAACGCGCTCTACAACGTGGTCGACCGCATCTTTGTGGGGCGCGGCGTGGGCGAGGCGGCGCTGGGCGGACTCGCGCTGGCCATGCCGCTGATGACGATCTCCATGGCGTTTTCCATGCTCTTCGGCGTGGGCGCCGCCAACATGATCTCCATCCGTCTGGGGCAGCAGCGACGGGAGGAGGCGGAAAACGCGCTGAACCACTGCCTGCTGCTGCTGGTCGGCTCGGGTCTTCTCTTCATGGCGTTGGGCCTTGTGTTCCTCGAACCGCTGTTTGCGCTGATGGGCGCGCAGGAGGGGAGCGAGGCGATTGCCTATGCGCAAGACTATTTCCGTATCATTTTATATGGACAAGTCTTTTCCATGGTGGGCTTTGGGTTGTCGCATTGTTCGCGCGCGCAGGGTTTCCCCATGGTCACGATGGTCGGCATGATCATCGGGGCGGGCATGAACATGGTTCTCGATCCGCTGTTCATCTTTGTGTTCCACTGGGGCGTCGGAGGCGCCGCATGGGCGACGATCATCTCCCAGCTGGCGGCTGCGGTCTGGGTGCTGTCGTTTAACTTCAGCAAGCGGGCGGTCATCAAGCTGCGACCGAAGACGTTCCGGCCCTCGCTGCGCATCGTGGGGCACATCATGTCCTTCGGGTCCGCGCAGTTTCTGCTCCAGGTCGCCGCGTCCTGTGTGCAGTTTCTCTACAATTTCAGCATGAGTCTGTACGGCGTGGCCGCGCTGGGCGTCGCCAACGGCGGCGACGTCGCGCTCTCGGGCATGAACATTGTGAGCTCCGTCATATTGATGATTCTGATGCCGGTGTTCGGGATCAATCAGGGCGCGCAGCCCATCCTCGGGTACAATTACGGCGCGAAGAAATTTGACCGTGTTCGGAAGGCCTACTTACTGGCGGTGACCGCAGCCACCGCCATCTGCTGTGTGGGTTTTCTGGCGTCCGTATTGTTCCCAGACGCGATCATCAGACTGTTCGCGCCAGACGGCAGCCCCTCGTTGCTCACCTTTACCCCGCGGGCGATGCGCGTCGTCATGCTGATGCTGCCGGTCACCGGGTTCCAGATCGTTTCGTCCAACATGTTCATCGTGACAGGCCGGCCCAAGACATCCATTGTCCTCTCGATGCTCCGGCAGGTCATTGTACTGATCCCAAGTCTCTTGCTGTTCGGCTGGCTCTGGGGCCTAAACGGCGTACTCGCGGCCACCCCGGTCGCCGACGGCGTGGCCGCCCTGGTCGCGGGCGCGATGATCGCCATTGAGCTCAGGAATCTGAAAGCAGGCATGGACACCTAA